In Chrysiogenia bacterium, one genomic interval encodes:
- a CDS encoding tetratricopeptide repeat protein: TTRDRALLATGAAALWALHPIQTQAVTYIVQRMTVLCGLFSLLAMWRYVRGVRTGERRDFLWSAAFYALALMSKESAAALPVVGLLYEWIVADPSREIGARRRRRIALAIAMIPPIILAGTYAALSDQHFALGTLPGRDYTLFERILSAPRVYFKGMAMLLWPSGQALDHAMVVSRGLFTPWTTFVGWLAMGALIFVTIFTRREHRRSAWALLSFLVLQLPENSFLNLELFFEHRLYLPSALLLPLVPIGLARIVASKNELRAPVTAAILALLALSAGLTVRRNLMWSDPVALMQSNLQVTPGNARAHYNLGQTLARAGDDEGALRAYKEAEARGYDEATFALATTLHRMGQIPAAKAAYQRALKQHPRPAEVWVNLGLLYKQEGDLGQADRAYEWALEFEPKNTDALLNLGNLRLKQGRPEEAETVFTGIIAEHPEMAQAHFNRMLARIAQNKKEEAREDYHAALARGFEQARTYAGYFGEQ; this comes from the coding sequence ACCACCCGCGACCGGGCACTTCTGGCAACCGGCGCGGCGGCGCTCTGGGCGCTTCACCCGATCCAGACCCAGGCAGTCACCTACATCGTCCAGCGCATGACCGTGCTCTGCGGGCTCTTTTCCCTGCTGGCCATGTGGCGCTACGTGCGCGGGGTGCGCACCGGAGAGCGCCGCGACTTTCTCTGGAGCGCCGCTTTCTACGCGCTGGCCCTGATGAGCAAGGAAAGCGCGGCGGCCCTGCCGGTGGTGGGACTGCTCTATGAGTGGATCGTCGCCGATCCCTCACGCGAGATCGGCGCGCGGCGGCGCCGCCGCATTGCCCTGGCCATCGCGATGATTCCTCCGATTATTCTCGCAGGCACCTACGCCGCGCTGAGCGACCAGCACTTTGCCCTGGGCACCCTGCCCGGCCGTGACTACACGCTCTTCGAGCGGATCCTCAGCGCGCCGCGCGTCTACTTCAAGGGCATGGCCATGCTGCTTTGGCCCTCGGGGCAGGCCCTCGACCATGCAATGGTCGTCTCGCGCGGGCTTTTTACGCCATGGACGACCTTTGTGGGCTGGCTTGCCATGGGCGCGCTCATCTTCGTGACGATCTTCACGCGGCGCGAGCACCGGCGCTCGGCCTGGGCGCTGCTGAGCTTCCTGGTTCTCCAGCTTCCCGAGAATTCTTTCCTGAATCTCGAACTCTTTTTCGAGCACCGGCTCTACCTGCCCAGCGCCCTGTTGCTGCCGCTCGTGCCGATCGGGCTGGCAAGAATCGTGGCGAGCAAGAACGAGCTGCGCGCGCCGGTGACGGCTGCCATCCTTGCGTTGCTGGCCCTCTCAGCCGGGCTCACTGTGCGCCGCAACCTGATGTGGAGCGATCCGGTCGCCCTGATGCAGAGCAACCTGCAGGTCACGCCCGGCAACGCGCGCGCACACTACAACCTGGGGCAGACGCTCGCCCGCGCCGGCGACGATGAGGGCGCGCTTCGCGCCTACAAGGAAGCCGAGGCCCGCGGCTACGACGAAGCAACCTTCGCGCTGGCCACCACGCTCCACCGGATGGGACAGATCCCGGCGGCGAAGGCTGCCTACCAGCGCGCGCTCAAGCAGCATCCGCGACCGGCCGAGGTGTGGGTGAATCTGGGACTTCTCTACAAACAGGAAGGCGATCTGGGCCAGGCGGACCGCGCCTATGAGTGGGCGCTCGAATTCGAGCCGAAAAATACCGACGCGCTACTCAACCTCGGCAACCTTCGGCTCAAGCAGGGCCGCCCCGAAGAGGCCGAAACCGTTTTCACCGGCATCATCGCCGAACACCCGGAAATGGCGCAGGCCCACTTCAACCGGATGCTTGCGCGCATCGCGCAGAACAAAAAGGAAGAAGCCCGCGAGGACTACCACGCGGCCCTTGCGCGGGGCTTCGAGCAGGCCCGGACCTATGCGGGATATTTCGGGGAACAATAA